In Halobacterium sp. R2-5, the following are encoded in one genomic region:
- a CDS encoding 50S ribosomal protein L21e — protein sequence MPSSNGPLNSSREKLSNDPRDRGTSPPQRAIAEFDEGQKVHLKTDPSTADGRFHPRFDGLTGEVIGKQGDAFKVEINDNGKDKVVIASASHLRAQQD from the coding sequence ATGCCGAGCTCCAACGGACCCCTCAACAGCTCACGCGAGAAGCTCTCGAACGACCCGCGCGACCGCGGCACGTCCCCGCCCCAGCGCGCCATCGCCGAGTTCGACGAAGGACAGAAGGTCCACCTGAAGACCGACCCGAGCACGGCCGACGGCCGCTTCCACCCACGATTCGACGGGCTCACGGGCGAAGTCATCGGCAAGCAGGGCGACGCGTTCAAGGTCGAGATCAACGACAACGGCAAGGACAAGGTCGTCATCGCGTCGGCGTCGCACCTCCGCGCCCAGCAGGACTAG
- a CDS encoding HemK2/MTQ2 family protein methyltransferase, with protein sequence MSDLADRRGTETTVYQPAEDSLLLAEAAVEEVDSRARALEVGTGSGYVAATVADEVGARVVGSDLNPYACAQARDRGVPVVRADLVSPFRDDAFDVVLFNPPYLPRDEDAERDDWMEVALSGGETGREVVEPFLDAVGRVLAPDGFVLLLVSTLTGVEEVVEYAGERGFSAAAVREESHSFETLTVLKLWDN encoded by the coding sequence ATGAGTGACCTCGCGGACCGCCGCGGCACGGAGACGACGGTGTACCAGCCGGCGGAGGACTCGCTGCTGCTGGCGGAGGCGGCCGTCGAGGAGGTCGACTCGCGAGCGCGCGCCCTGGAGGTCGGCACCGGCTCGGGGTACGTGGCGGCGACGGTCGCCGACGAGGTGGGCGCGCGCGTCGTCGGGTCGGACTTGAACCCGTACGCGTGCGCACAGGCTCGCGACCGCGGCGTGCCGGTGGTGCGCGCGGACCTCGTCTCGCCGTTCCGCGACGATGCCTTCGACGTGGTGCTGTTCAATCCGCCGTACCTGCCGCGGGACGAGGACGCCGAGCGGGACGACTGGATGGAGGTCGCGCTCTCGGGCGGGGAGACGGGCCGCGAGGTCGTGGAACCGTTCCTCGACGCCGTGGGCCGCGTGCTCGCGCCCGACGGCTTCGTCCTCCTGCTCGTGAGCACGCTGACGGGCGTGGAGGAAGTCGTGGAGTACGCGGGCGAACGCGGGTTCTCGGCGGCGGCGGTCCGCGAGGAGTCCCACTCCTTCGAGACGCTGACCGTCCTCAAGCTCTGGGATAACTGA
- a CDS encoding mechanosensitive ion channel family protein gives MTTTTSTPPPYVDVAVGGLSTAEQVAISLVTVAALLGVVLLSRRESARREGRRSSLLATVGATAALVVATVVIVVVWDAETTAWAALSGFQVQAAMFVRAFLTVVFLVAVYVGTGFIHRGIERFLKQTKGVTEHQAEVTYRIVQISVYVLAVVVILGFWNVNLSGLLIGAGFAGIVLGMAARQTLGAVFAGLVLMFSRPFEIGDWVKVGDKDGIVTDITIVNTRLQTFDGEYVMLPNDYVGANEVINRSRKGRLRIHVEVGVDYTSDIDRAMDIAKEAMGEVDDILSVPRPQVVLKEFGDSAVLLDLRFWIDKPSARRRWRAQTAVIGAVKSAYDEAGVKIPFPQREVSGRAETGGFRVNDQPSVAGEPEHADQPGSAVRQDDEVSDADEGDETDE, from the coding sequence GTGACGACGACAACGTCGACGCCGCCGCCGTACGTCGACGTCGCTGTCGGCGGTCTCTCGACGGCCGAGCAGGTCGCCATCTCCCTGGTCACGGTCGCGGCGCTGCTCGGCGTCGTCCTGCTGTCCCGCCGGGAGTCCGCGCGCCGCGAGGGCCGGCGCTCCAGCCTGCTGGCGACGGTCGGCGCGACGGCGGCGCTGGTCGTCGCGACGGTCGTCATCGTCGTGGTGTGGGACGCGGAGACGACCGCGTGGGCGGCGCTGTCGGGATTCCAGGTGCAGGCCGCGATGTTCGTCCGGGCGTTCCTCACCGTGGTGTTCCTCGTGGCGGTGTACGTCGGCACGGGGTTCATCCACCGCGGCATCGAGCGCTTCCTCAAGCAGACGAAGGGCGTCACCGAACACCAGGCCGAGGTCACGTACCGCATCGTCCAGATCTCGGTGTACGTGCTCGCGGTCGTGGTCATCCTCGGGTTCTGGAACGTCAACCTCTCCGGACTGCTCATCGGGGCGGGGTTCGCGGGCATCGTGCTCGGCATGGCCGCCCGGCAGACGCTCGGGGCGGTGTTCGCGGGGCTGGTGTTGATGTTCTCGCGGCCGTTCGAGATCGGCGACTGGGTGAAGGTCGGGGACAAGGACGGCATCGTCACGGACATCACCATCGTGAACACGCGCTTGCAGACGTTCGACGGCGAGTACGTGATGCTGCCGAACGACTACGTCGGCGCGAACGAGGTGATAAACCGCTCGCGGAAGGGCCGCCTGCGCATCCACGTGGAAGTCGGGGTCGACTACACGAGCGACATCGACCGGGCGATGGACATCGCGAAGGAGGCGATGGGCGAGGTCGACGACATCCTCTCGGTGCCACGGCCGCAGGTCGTCCTGAAGGAGTTCGGGGACTCCGCGGTCCTCCTGGACCTGCGGTTCTGGATCGACAAACCGAGCGCGCGCCGGCGGTGGCGCGCCCAGACCGCGGTCATCGGCGCGGTGAAGTCCGCCTACGACGAGGCCGGCGTGAAGATTCCGTTCCCGCAGCGCGAGGTTTCGGGGCGCGCGGAGACGGGCGGGTTCCGCGTGAACGACCAGCCGTCGGTGGCGGGCGAGCCCGAGCACGCCGACCAGCCGGGGTCGGCCGTGCGACAGGACGACGAGGTCAGTGACGCCGACGAGGGGGACGAGACGGATGAGTGA
- a CDS encoding DUF655 domain-containing protein, producing the protein MSDTSSTDDEEYAVVLDFLAHGRSDSGRGYGDGPLAYAVSTDRFVLYELSLDPTADISILDRVRIRPDFEDGVERGHVVDYEDLSDGARSELDYVVEDVVEANEQRFVDFYNDAQPISLRLHQLNLLPGIGDKLRDNILDERKRDGPFESFEDVEERVDGLHNPEEIIVERIIDEMREDDLKYRNFVDS; encoded by the coding sequence ATGAGTGATACGTCTTCGACGGACGACGAGGAGTACGCCGTCGTCCTCGATTTCCTCGCGCACGGCCGCTCCGACAGCGGCCGCGGCTACGGCGACGGCCCGCTCGCGTACGCCGTCTCTACGGACCGGTTCGTGCTCTACGAGCTGAGCCTCGACCCGACCGCGGACATCTCGATTCTCGACCGCGTGCGCATCCGCCCGGACTTCGAGGACGGCGTCGAGCGCGGGCACGTCGTCGACTACGAGGACCTCTCGGACGGCGCGCGCTCGGAGCTCGACTACGTCGTCGAGGACGTCGTGGAAGCGAACGAGCAGCGCTTCGTGGACTTCTACAACGACGCCCAGCCCATCTCCCTGCGGCTCCACCAGCTCAACCTCCTGCCGGGCATCGGCGACAAGCTCCGGGACAACATCCTCGACGAGCGCAAGCGCGACGGCCCCTTCGAGAGCTTCGAGGACGTCGAGGAGCGCGTCGACGGCCTCCACAACCCCGAGGAGATCATCGTCGAGCGCATCATCGACGAGATGCGCGAGGACGACCTGAAGTACCGGAACTTCGTGGACTCGTAG
- a CDS encoding RNA polymerase Rpb4 family protein, translating into MTIFKETLDEEFLTVSEAKELLADVEAERAADEDRELRFELARAVEHVNRFAVLEPEESRELVDELLALDHLDDEAVAYKIADLLPRTRTELRAVFAQERYALSGDELDDVLDVVAKYA; encoded by the coding sequence ATGACCATCTTCAAGGAAACGCTCGACGAGGAGTTCCTCACCGTCTCCGAGGCCAAGGAGCTGCTGGCCGACGTCGAGGCCGAGCGCGCCGCCGACGAGGACCGCGAACTCCGCTTCGAGCTCGCGCGCGCGGTCGAACACGTCAACCGGTTCGCCGTCCTCGAACCCGAGGAGTCCCGCGAGCTCGTCGACGAGCTGCTCGCGCTCGACCACCTCGACGACGAGGCCGTCGCGTACAAGATCGCGGACCTCCTCCCGCGGACGCGAACCGAACTCCGCGCCGTCTTCGCGCAGGAGCGGTACGCGCTCTCCGGCGACGAACTCGACGACGTTCTCGACGTCGTCGCGAAGTACGCCTGA
- a CDS encoding 5-methyltetrahydropteroyltriglutamate--homocysteine methyltransferase has product MDRIATTPGLFPLPDDAKEELADLKGHQKHDLVSGDERPEIEAAYGRVREELVGLQRDADLDRVVEGQARWDDMLAHPLTVHDNVETGGIVRYYDNNNFYRDPIVEGELTFSGDLAEDLEAASELTDDLQAVVPGPYSLSELATDDYYGGDAEFLAAVADFLAGEVEAFPDVETVFVLEPSLVTDPPAEGEDERASDAIDTVANAADADVVAHTYWGALEEKVHAHLLDAGVDAVGYDFVTNHEDNLYNVTEYGTKDSVALGVIDGQNTLVESPETIRERVDWFRESVPDAIEFDDAYVTANTGLFYLPVNRFEQKVQALADATREVTA; this is encoded by the coding sequence ATGGACCGCATCGCGACCACGCCCGGCCTGTTCCCGCTCCCCGACGACGCCAAGGAGGAGCTCGCGGACCTCAAGGGCCACCAGAAGCACGACCTCGTCAGCGGCGACGAGCGACCCGAAATCGAAGCCGCCTACGGCCGCGTCCGCGAGGAGCTCGTCGGCCTCCAGCGCGACGCCGACCTCGACCGCGTTGTCGAGGGCCAGGCCCGCTGGGACGACATGCTCGCCCACCCCCTGACCGTCCACGACAACGTCGAGACGGGCGGTATCGTCCGCTACTACGACAACAACAACTTCTACCGCGACCCGATCGTGGAGGGCGAACTGACGTTCTCCGGCGATCTCGCCGAAGACCTCGAAGCAGCGAGCGAGCTCACCGACGACCTGCAGGCGGTCGTCCCCGGCCCGTACTCGCTGTCCGAGCTCGCGACCGACGACTACTACGGCGGCGACGCGGAGTTCCTCGCCGCCGTCGCCGACTTCCTCGCGGGCGAAGTCGAGGCGTTCCCCGACGTCGAGACGGTCTTCGTGCTCGAACCGTCGCTGGTCACGGACCCGCCCGCGGAGGGCGAAGACGAGCGCGCGAGCGACGCCATCGACACCGTCGCGAACGCGGCGGACGCCGACGTCGTCGCGCACACGTACTGGGGCGCCCTCGAAGAGAAAGTCCACGCGCACCTCCTCGACGCGGGCGTCGACGCGGTCGGCTACGACTTCGTCACGAACCACGAGGACAACCTCTACAACGTCACCGAGTACGGCACCAAGGACTCGGTGGCGCTGGGCGTCATCGACGGTCAGAACACGCTCGTGGAGTCCCCGGAGACCATCCGCGAGCGCGTCGACTGGTTCCGCGAGTCCGTCCCGGACGCCATCGAGTTCGACGACGCGTACGTGACCGCGAACACGGGGCTGTTCTACCTGCCCGTGAACCGCTTCGAGCAGAAGGTGCAGGCGCTGGCCGACGCCACCCGGGAGGTGACGGCATGA
- a CDS encoding bifunctional alpha,alpha-trehalose-phosphate synthase (UDP-forming)/trehalose-phosphatase: MTERDHADDTSDRGAAGSSTDSVVDALADYELLIASNREPYTHSYDDGEVTVSQPAGGLTAALDPIMQELSGTWVAWGSGDADFDVADDDHQVEVPPEDPSYTIQRLALSDRELDGYYYGYSNQVLWPLCHSMPTRANFDDEFWQHYRQVNEAFADALVASAEDDEPVIWFQDYHLALAPRLVREQLPGAFLTQFWHIPWPSWETYRSCPQHRELLEGLLANDLLGFHSDTYCESFCECVAEAFEDATVDVDRGLVTYDGHTTRVQHCPLGIDAEAHAEAAAADDAEAFWTEFQADHALGEKIAVGVDRLDYTKGILQRLDALEWLWEHRPERRGGLTYVQKGSESRTRIDEYQELCDEVERRVDEINDRFATDDWTPIVYVDDHYSRAGLAALYRHADMALVSPLRDGMNLVAKEYVASQIDDDGVLVLSKFAGAVESLGEDALVVNPNDTAAFAATIEAGLSMPERTRRRRMRALRQCVHSEDTAEWVRDQFRGVGDEREVVTPETPRWQSSPVSVWSRKQWLTDSLRSADGLFVMTDFDGTVADIVDDPDSAEMRERAREALETIAAHPRARVAVISGRGVEDVRERAAVEDALYAGNHGLELHDGDERTVHSGGKHARDVLPAVSHAVEQEFAEVDGVFVEEKGVTSTVHFRQADVDGEDVFEDIEALLDEYDDQGALRVTRGKQIVELRPDVDWGKGAAVELLAERFSPDDEQWLTVYVGDDTTDEAAFEVLDGRGIAVAVGTDTDATAAPYVVTDPSEVTDFFGWLAGEGLASLDATRREDRVVEPR; the protein is encoded by the coding sequence GTGACCGAACGCGACCACGCGGACGACACGAGCGACCGCGGGGCGGCCGGCAGCTCCACCGATTCCGTCGTGGACGCGCTCGCGGACTACGAACTGCTCATCGCGTCCAACCGCGAGCCGTACACGCACAGCTACGACGACGGCGAGGTGACCGTCTCTCAGCCCGCGGGCGGGCTCACCGCCGCCCTCGACCCGATCATGCAGGAACTCTCCGGAACGTGGGTGGCGTGGGGGAGCGGCGACGCGGACTTCGACGTGGCCGACGACGACCACCAGGTCGAGGTGCCGCCCGAGGACCCCTCGTACACGATTCAGCGGCTCGCCCTCAGTGACCGCGAGCTCGACGGCTACTACTACGGGTACAGCAATCAGGTGCTGTGGCCGCTGTGCCACAGCATGCCGACGCGCGCGAACTTCGACGACGAGTTCTGGCAGCACTACCGGCAGGTCAACGAGGCGTTCGCGGACGCCCTCGTCGCGAGCGCCGAGGACGACGAACCCGTCATCTGGTTCCAGGACTACCACCTCGCGCTGGCGCCCCGGCTCGTCCGCGAGCAGCTCCCGGGTGCGTTCCTCACGCAGTTCTGGCACATCCCGTGGCCGTCGTGGGAGACGTACCGCTCCTGCCCCCAGCACCGCGAGCTCCTCGAAGGGCTGCTCGCGAACGACCTGCTCGGATTCCACAGCGACACGTACTGCGAGTCGTTCTGCGAGTGCGTCGCCGAGGCGTTCGAGGACGCCACCGTGGACGTCGACCGGGGGCTCGTCACGTACGACGGCCACACGACGCGCGTCCAGCACTGCCCGCTCGGCATCGACGCCGAAGCGCACGCGGAGGCCGCGGCCGCCGACGACGCCGAAGCGTTCTGGACCGAGTTCCAGGCCGACCACGCGCTCGGCGAGAAAATCGCTGTCGGGGTCGACCGCCTCGACTACACGAAGGGCATCCTCCAGCGCCTGGACGCCCTGGAGTGGCTCTGGGAGCACCGCCCGGAGCGCCGCGGCGGGCTCACGTACGTCCAGAAGGGCAGCGAGTCCCGCACCCGGATCGACGAGTACCAGGAGCTCTGCGACGAGGTCGAGCGCCGCGTCGACGAGATCAACGATCGCTTCGCGACGGACGACTGGACGCCCATCGTCTACGTCGACGACCACTACTCGCGGGCGGGGCTGGCGGCGCTGTACCGCCACGCCGACATGGCGCTCGTGAGCCCGCTGCGGGACGGCATGAACCTCGTCGCGAAGGAGTACGTCGCCTCCCAGATCGACGACGACGGCGTGCTCGTGCTCTCGAAGTTCGCGGGCGCGGTGGAGTCGCTGGGCGAGGACGCGCTCGTCGTGAACCCGAACGACACGGCGGCGTTCGCGGCGACAATCGAGGCCGGACTGTCGATGCCCGAGCGGACGCGGCGCCGGCGGATGCGGGCGCTCAGGCAGTGCGTGCACAGCGAGGACACGGCCGAGTGGGTGCGCGACCAGTTCCGCGGCGTCGGCGACGAGCGCGAGGTCGTCACGCCGGAGACGCCGCGCTGGCAGTCCTCGCCGGTGTCGGTCTGGAGCCGCAAGCAGTGGCTGACTGACAGCCTCCGGTCGGCGGACGGCCTGTTCGTGATGACGGACTTCGACGGCACCGTCGCGGACATCGTCGACGACCCGGACAGCGCGGAGATGCGCGAGCGCGCTCGGGAGGCCCTGGAGACGATCGCCGCCCACCCGCGCGCGAGGGTCGCGGTCATCAGCGGGCGCGGGGTCGAAGACGTGCGCGAGCGCGCGGCCGTCGAGGACGCGCTGTACGCGGGCAACCACGGCCTCGAACTGCACGACGGCGACGAGCGCACTGTTCACTCCGGCGGCAAGCACGCGCGGGACGTACTCCCCGCAGTCAGCCATGCCGTCGAACAGGAGTTCGCGGAGGTCGACGGCGTGTTCGTCGAGGAGAAGGGCGTCACCTCCACGGTCCACTTCCGGCAGGCCGACGTCGACGGCGAGGACGTCTTCGAGGACATCGAGGCCCTCCTCGACGAGTACGACGACCAGGGCGCGCTTCGCGTGACGCGCGGCAAACAGATCGTCGAACTGCGCCCGGACGTCGACTGGGGGAAGGGCGCCGCCGTCGAACTGCTCGCCGAGCGGTTCTCGCCCGACGACGAGCAGTGGCTGACGGTGTACGTCGGCGACGACACCACCGACGAGGCCGCCTTCGAGGTCCTCGACGGACGCGGCATCGCGGTCGCCGTCGGGACGGACACGGACGCCACCGCGGCCCCCTACGTCGTCACCGACCCGAGCGAGGTGACCGACTTCTTCGGCTGGCTCGCCGGCGAGGGCCTCGCCAGCCTCGACGCCACCCGGCGCGAGGACCGCGTCGTCGAGCCGCGCTGA
- a CDS encoding 16S ribosomal RNA methyltransferase A produces the protein MTDSRDPDALIRRAGRPNPDRDQHFLVDDRVLDRIPTYADDFDTAHVLEIGAGTGALTDRLLDHADRVTTVERDREYAAFLREEFADEIAADRLAVVEGDALDVEFPEYTCCVSNLPYGVSSEVTFRLLPDGRPAVLMYQLEFAERMAADPGTSDYGRLSVATQHYADVEVVETVPPEAFEPQPRVESAVVRLTPRDPDYEVADEQFFFDFVKALFTQRRKTVRNAIRNTVHISGLDDGDAVVDAVDEEILGERPGDLSPATFAALANVALGIQEGSGA, from the coding sequence ATGACTGACTCGCGGGACCCCGACGCGCTGATTCGTCGCGCTGGCCGCCCGAACCCCGACCGCGACCAGCACTTCCTCGTCGACGACCGCGTCCTCGACCGCATCCCGACGTACGCCGACGACTTCGACACCGCTCACGTCCTCGAAATCGGCGCGGGGACGGGCGCGCTCACCGACCGCCTGCTCGACCACGCCGACCGCGTGACGACCGTCGAGCGCGACCGGGAGTACGCGGCGTTCCTCCGGGAGGAGTTCGCCGACGAGATCGCCGCCGACCGCCTCGCCGTAGTCGAGGGCGACGCCCTCGACGTCGAGTTCCCGGAGTACACGTGCTGCGTCTCGAATTTACCCTACGGCGTCTCCAGCGAGGTGACGTTCCGGCTGCTGCCGGACGGCCGGCCCGCCGTCCTGATGTACCAGCTGGAGTTCGCCGAGCGGATGGCCGCCGACCCGGGGACGAGCGACTACGGCCGTCTCTCCGTGGCGACCCAGCACTACGCGGACGTGGAGGTCGTCGAGACCGTGCCGCCGGAGGCGTTCGAGCCCCAGCCCCGCGTGGAGAGCGCGGTGGTGCGGCTGACGCCCCGCGACCCCGACTACGAGGTCGCCGACGAGCAGTTCTTCTTCGACTTCGTGAAGGCGCTGTTCACGCAGCGCCGGAAGACCGTGCGCAACGCCATCCGGAACACGGTCCACATCTCGGGGCTCGACGACGGCGACGCGGTCGTGGACGCCGTCGACGAGGAGATTCTGGGCGAGCGGCCGGGCGACCTCTCGCCGGCGACGTTCGCGGCGCTGGCGAACGTCGCGCTCGGCATCCAGGAGGGTAGCGGAGCGTGA
- the ndk gene encoding nucleoside-diphosphate kinase, whose protein sequence is MSHHDERTFVMVKPDGVQRGLIGDVVSRLEDKGLKMVGGKFMQIDEELAKEHYGEHEDKPFFDGLVEFITSGPVFAMVWEGADATRQVRRMMGATDPQEAAPGTIRGDYGNDLGQNIIHGSDHEDEGANEREIELFFDEDELVDWELDTATWVYEDAGDH, encoded by the coding sequence ATGAGCCACCACGACGAGCGCACGTTCGTGATGGTCAAGCCCGACGGCGTCCAGCGCGGCCTCATCGGCGACGTCGTCTCCCGCCTCGAGGACAAGGGCCTGAAGATGGTCGGCGGGAAGTTCATGCAGATCGACGAGGAGCTCGCGAAGGAGCACTACGGCGAGCACGAGGACAAGCCGTTCTTCGACGGCCTCGTCGAGTTCATCACGTCCGGCCCCGTGTTCGCGATGGTCTGGGAGGGCGCAGACGCGACCCGCCAGGTCCGCCGCATGATGGGCGCGACCGACCCGCAGGAAGCCGCACCCGGCACGATTCGCGGCGACTACGGCAACGACCTCGGCCAGAACATCATCCACGGCAGCGACCACGAGGACGAGGGCGCAAACGAGCGCGAGATCGAGCTGTTCTTCGACGAGGACGAGCTCGTCGACTGGGAGCTCGACACCGCGACGTGGGTCTACGAAGACGCCGGCGACCACTGA
- a CDS encoding sulfatase — MAAKPNVVVVVADTTRVDDAYDAQVAPTLADLAESGTRATRAFSAAPWTLPSHASLLTGTHTSRHGAHAGHERLDSELPMLSECFADAGYETACVSSNTWLSAESGFDRGFDAFEQTWQVVQSGNALGGLVEETEERRARAVVRELFDGNPLANAANAAYRYLVRDRSDDGAARATAWITDWLGERDGDRPFFLLANYLEPHLEYRPPERLAEQFLPANATYEEAMDVPQEPWAYLAGDLSLSDSDLQLLRALYRAEVRYVDEQLAALREALADAGELEDTIFVVTADHGENIGDHGLMDHQYCLYDTLVHVPLVVDGGSFHGRGELTDLVSLVDLAPTLLDEAGVDAPAARESFQGQSFHPDADADSREFVVSEYVEPQPSMDALERNVEDLSEHVYQYDRSLQAIRTEEYKLVRGSDGSRELYDVGADVGETENVVGEASAVADDLESTLDDWLASFKRAATDESVTISEDRKERLEQLGYLQ, encoded by the coding sequence ATGGCCGCCAAGCCAAACGTCGTGGTGGTGGTCGCGGACACCACCCGAGTCGACGACGCGTACGATGCACAGGTCGCGCCGACGCTCGCGGACCTCGCGGAGTCGGGCACCCGGGCGACGCGGGCGTTCTCGGCGGCGCCGTGGACGCTCCCCTCGCACGCGTCGCTGCTCACGGGGACGCACACGTCGAGACACGGGGCGCACGCGGGCCACGAGCGCCTCGACAGCGAGCTCCCGATGCTCTCGGAGTGTTTCGCCGACGCGGGCTACGAGACCGCCTGCGTCTCCAGCAACACGTGGCTGAGCGCGGAGTCCGGCTTCGACCGCGGGTTCGACGCCTTCGAGCAGACGTGGCAGGTCGTCCAGTCCGGGAACGCGCTCGGCGGCCTCGTCGAGGAGACCGAGGAGCGCCGCGCCCGCGCGGTGGTCCGGGAGCTGTTCGACGGGAACCCGCTGGCGAACGCCGCGAACGCGGCCTACCGGTATCTCGTGCGGGACCGCTCGGACGACGGCGCCGCGCGCGCCACGGCGTGGATCACGGACTGGCTCGGCGAGCGCGACGGCGACCGACCGTTCTTCCTGCTGGCGAACTACCTCGAACCCCACTTGGAGTACCGGCCGCCGGAGCGCCTCGCCGAGCAGTTCCTGCCCGCGAACGCCACCTACGAGGAGGCGATGGACGTCCCCCAGGAGCCCTGGGCGTACCTCGCGGGCGACCTGTCGCTGTCGGACTCGGACCTCCAGTTGCTGCGCGCGCTCTACCGCGCGGAGGTGCGGTACGTCGACGAGCAGCTCGCGGCGCTGCGGGAGGCGCTCGCGGACGCCGGCGAACTGGAGGACACGATTTTCGTCGTGACCGCCGACCACGGGGAGAACATCGGCGACCACGGGCTGATGGACCACCAGTACTGTCTCTACGACACGCTCGTCCACGTGCCGCTGGTCGTCGACGGCGGGAGCTTCCACGGACGGGGGGAGCTGACTGACCTCGTCAGCCTCGTGGACCTCGCGCCGACGCTGCTCGACGAGGCGGGCGTCGACGCGCCCGCGGCCCGGGAGTCGTTCCAGGGGCAGTCGTTCCACCCGGACGCGGACGCCGACTCCCGGGAGTTCGTCGTCAGCGAGTACGTCGAGCCGCAGCCGTCGATGGACGCGCTCGAACGCAACGTCGAGGACTTGTCCGAGCACGTCTACCAGTACGACCGGTCGCTGCAGGCGATCCGCACCGAGGAGTACAAGCTCGTCCGCGGCTCGGACGGCTCCCGCGAGCTCTACGACGTCGGCGCGGACGTCGGGGAGACGGAGAACGTCGTCGGCGAGGCGTCGGCCGTCGCGGACGACCTGGAGTCGACGCTCGACGACTGGCTCGCGTCCTTCAAGCGCGCGGCGACCGACGAGTCCGTGACCATCTCGGAGGACAGAAAGGAGCGCCTGGAGCAGTTAGGATACCTCCAGTGA
- a CDS encoding 50S ribosomal protein L24e: protein MVQTRTCDYCGDDIEPGTGTMFVHNDGSTTHFCSAKCEKNADLGREPRDVEWTEEEGTQE from the coding sequence ATGGTCCAGACACGCACCTGTGACTACTGTGGCGACGACATCGAACCCGGTACGGGGACGATGTTCGTCCACAACGACGGCAGCACAACCCACTTCTGCTCCGCGAAGTGCGAGAAGAACGCGGACCTCGGCCGCGAGCCCCGCGACGTCGAGTGGACCGAGGAAGAGGGGACGCAGGAATGA
- a CDS encoding methionine synthase, with protein MSSNREQFRPDDHDSDHFLLTTVVGSYPKPKWLDRAKDLHEDSVATQSQRGGGGETAGVADFGDEELEEAEDDAARLITEEHERAGLDVVVDGEMRRNEMVEFFADRIEGYEFNGPVKVWGHNYFDKPSVVSDVSYDETWLVDEYEFTASVADSPVKVPITGPYTLANWSFNEAYDDDEALAYDLADLVNEEIEKLVDAGARYIQIDEPALATTPDDHAIVGECLERIVADIPEDVRIGLHVCYGDYSRIYPEILEFPVDEFDLELANGDYDQLDVFTEYEFTKDLALGVVDAHVAEVESVEEIEANIRKGLEVVPPERLTVSPDCGVKLLPREVAYEKMANLVEAARNVEADLDTGNVDVPAASPADD; from the coding sequence ATGAGCTCGAACCGCGAGCAGTTCCGGCCCGACGACCACGACAGCGACCACTTCCTGCTGACGACCGTCGTCGGCTCGTACCCGAAGCCGAAGTGGCTCGACCGCGCGAAAGACCTCCACGAGGACAGCGTTGCGACGCAGTCGCAACGAGGCGGAGGCGGTGAAACCGCCGGAGTGGCGGACTTCGGCGACGAGGAGCTCGAAGAGGCCGAGGACGACGCCGCCCGCCTCATCACCGAGGAGCACGAGCGCGCCGGCCTCGACGTGGTCGTGGACGGCGAGATGCGGCGCAACGAGATGGTGGAGTTCTTCGCGGACCGCATCGAGGGCTACGAGTTCAACGGCCCCGTGAAGGTCTGGGGGCACAACTACTTCGACAAGCCGAGCGTCGTCAGCGACGTCTCCTACGACGAGACGTGGCTCGTCGACGAGTACGAGTTCACCGCGAGCGTCGCGGACAGCCCCGTGAAGGTCCCGATCACGGGCCCGTACACGCTCGCGAACTGGAGCTTCAACGAGGCCTACGACGACGACGAGGCCCTCGCCTACGACCTCGCGGACCTCGTCAACGAGGAGATCGAGAAGCTCGTGGACGCGGGCGCGCGCTACATCCAGATCGACGAGCCGGCGCTCGCGACCACCCCGGACGACCACGCCATCGTCGGCGAGTGCCTCGAACGCATCGTCGCGGACATCCCCGAGGACGTCCGCATCGGGCTGCACGTCTGTTACGGCGACTACTCGCGCATCTACCCCGAGATACTCGAGTTCCCCGTCGACGAGTTCGACCTCGAGCTCGCGAACGGCGACTACGACCAGCTCGACGTCTTCACCGAGTACGAGTTCACGAAGGACCTCGCGCTCGGCGTCGTCGACGCTCACGTCGCCGAGGTCGAGTCCGTCGAGGAGATCGAGGCGAACATCCGGAAGGGCCTGGAGGTCGTGCCGCCCGAGCGGCTCACGGTGAGCCCGGACTGCGGCGTGAAGCTCCTCCCGCGGGAGGTCGCCTACGAGAAGATGGCGAACCTCGTCGAAGCCGCGCGCAACGTCGAAGCGGATCTCGACACGGGTAACGTCGACGTGCCCGCTGCGTCGCCCGCCGACGACTAG